One stretch of Methyloversatilis sp. RAC08 DNA includes these proteins:
- a CDS encoding LrgB family protein, producing MNPELRELWVYLSTSPLLGLTLTLLAYQLAYAIYVKLGSHPLANPVAIAVALIVAILSFTGTPYAVYFEGAQFVHFLLGPATVALAVPLYAQWPRLKKLFGASMLALVTGSVVSVVSVWLIAEALGASDQVLRSLAPKSVTSPIGMGIAEKIGGLPSLTAVLIMLTGIVGAVIGPALLRATGTQDDAIRGFAIGMSAHGIGTARAFQISETAGAFSALAMGLNGVVTSIVVPVLVHALA from the coding sequence ATGAACCCCGAGCTGCGCGAACTGTGGGTCTATCTATCGACCTCGCCGCTGCTCGGGCTGACGCTCACCCTGCTCGCCTACCAGCTGGCGTACGCGATCTACGTGAAGCTGGGCTCGCATCCGCTGGCCAATCCGGTCGCGATTGCAGTGGCGCTCATCGTGGCCATCCTGAGCTTCACCGGCACGCCCTATGCGGTCTATTTCGAGGGCGCGCAGTTCGTGCATTTCCTGCTCGGTCCGGCCACCGTGGCGCTGGCGGTGCCGCTTTACGCGCAGTGGCCACGGCTGAAGAAGCTGTTCGGCGCATCGATGCTGGCGCTGGTCACCGGATCGGTGGTGTCGGTCGTGTCGGTGTGGCTGATCGCCGAAGCACTCGGGGCCAGCGATCAGGTGCTGCGTTCGCTGGCGCCGAAGTCGGTCACCTCGCCGATCGGCATGGGCATTGCGGAAAAGATCGGCGGGCTGCCATCGCTGACGGCGGTGCTGATCATGCTGACCGGCATCGTCGGCGCGGTCATCGGCCCGGCGCTGCTGAGGGCGACCGGCACGCAGGACGACGCGATCCGCGGCTTTGCGATCGGCATGAGCGCGCACGGCATCGGCACGGCGCGCGCCTTCCAGATCAGCGAAACCGCAGGCGCTTTCTCGGCGCTCGCAATGGGATTGAACGGTGTCGTCACATCGATTGTGGTGCCCGTGCTCGTGCATGCGCTAGCCTGA